The Coccidioides posadasii str. Silveira chromosome 3, complete sequence genome contains a region encoding:
- a CDS encoding uncharacterized protein (EggNog:ENOG410PHMA~COG:P~TransMembrane:10 (i9-26o46-65i86-106o149-171i183-204o224-244i396-414o444-470i482-500o530-556i)~BUSCO:4996at33183) has product MEEYGGSDYDWIIAIISIAFCASSFGNGANDVANSYATSVAARTLTMPQVGVLSMITEFVGAVALGSRVTKTIKNGIIDINRFNPAPATLILGMGCAEVGSAFWLITATSLGFPVSTTQTVVGALIGVGFASQASIKWEWTSGSVSQVAASWGIAPAIAAGFSAIIFATIKYSVHNRSDSLKWALRMIPFYLAFTAAILALFIIVEIPNGQSFEEFGVGKMCGIIFGVFFGCLAIAYTFFLPYFHRRLVKEDARLRARHIPLGPLLWKDDPWIYWPAPADGDCVIDYYESSHNRTADSPDDLKKENGGDSSDAANVEKGPVGPAQSPLAAKQHLEPDERFLAPYRHLPIFHPLRLWSFVKYFLLQGVTRDCVTHDSDRLAATHARAARYDNRVEHLWTYAQVASAMVMSIAHGSNDVANAVGPWVAAYETYRAGIVQTKTDTPIWILVIAGFLLGAGFWFFGFHIIRALGNRITQMSPTRGFSMELGAAITVLLASRLGLPVSTTQCLTGATVGTALMNYDLGAVNWRQLLWIFGGWVLTLPCAGLVSGVLMLMALNTPHF; this is encoded by the exons ATGGAGGAGTACGGAGGATCCGAT TATGACTGGATCATAGCCATCATCTCCATCGCCTTCTGCGCGAGCTCCTTCGGTAACGGTGCCAACGATGTCGCCAATTCGTACGCGACCTCCGTCGCCGCCCGTACCCTCACCATGCCGCAGGTCGGTGTCCTCTCCATGATCACAGAGTTCGTCGGCGCCGTCGCCCTCGGCTCTCGCGTCACCAAGACCATCAAGAACGGCATCATCGACATCAACCGCTTCAATCCCGCTCCAGCTACCCTCATCCTCGGCATGGGCTGCGCTGAGGTCGGCAGCGCCTTCTGGCTCATCACTGCCACCTCCCTGGGCTTCCCTGTCTCCACCACCCAGACCGTCGTCGGCGCCCTCATCGGCGTCGGCTTCGCCTCTCAGGCCTCCATCAAATGGGAGTGGACCAGCGGCTCCGTCTCCCAGGTTGCTGCCTCCTGGGGTATCGCTCCCGCCATCGCCGCAGGCTTCTCCGCCATCATCTTCGCGACCATCAAGTACTCCGTCCACAACCGCTCCGACTCCCTCAAGTGGGCACTCCGCATGATCCCCTTCTACCTCGCATTCACTGCCGCCATCCTCGCCctcttcatcatcgtcgAGATCCCCAATGGCCAGTCCTTCGAGGAGTTTGGCGTCGGCAAGATGTGCGGCATCATCTTCGGTGTCTTCTTCGGCTGCCTCGCCATCGCCTACACCTTCTTCCTCCCTTACTTCCACCGCCGTCTCGTCAAGGAGGACGCCCGTCTCCGCGCCAGACACATCCCGCTCGGCCCACTCCTGTGGAAGGACGACCCCTGGATCTACTGGCCCGCTCCCGCCGACGGCGACTGCGTCATCGATTACTATGAGAGCTCCCACAACCGCACCGCGGACTCTCCCGACGACCTGAAGAAGGAGAACGGCGGTGACTCTTCCGATGCCGCCAACGTCGAAAAGGGTCCCGTGGGCCCCGCCCAGAGCCCCCTGGCCGCAAAACAGCATCTCGAGCCCGATGAGCGTTTCCTCGCCCCCTACCGCCATCTCCCCATCTTCCATCCGCTCCGCCTGTGGTCCTTTGTCAAGTACTTCTTGCTCCAGGGTGTCACCCGCGACTGCGTCACCCACGACTCCGACCGCCTCGCCGCAACCCACGCCCGCGCCGCCCGCTACGACAACAGGGTCGAGCACCTGTGGACCTACGCCCAGGTCGCCAGCGCCATGGTCATGTCCATCGCTCACGGCTCCAACGACGTTGCCAACGCAGTAGGACCCTGGGTCGCCGCGTACGAGACCTATCGCGCCGGTATCGTCCAGACCAAGACCGATACCCCAATCTGGATCCTCGTCATCGCCGGTTTCCTCCTCGGTGCCGGTTTCTGGTTCTTCGGCTTCCACATCATCCGCGCTCTCGGCAACCGCATCACCCAGATGTCACCCACCCGTGGCTTCTCGATGGAACTCGGAGCCGCCATCACCGTCCTACTCGCATCCCGCCTTGGTCTCCCCGTCAGCACCACCCAGTGTTTGACCGGTGCCACCGTCGGAACCGCCCTGATGAACTACGATCTCGGCGCCGTCAACTGGCGCCAGCTCCTCTGGATCTTCGGCGGTTGGGTTCTAACTCTTCCATGCGCCGGTCTGGTCTCCGGTGTCCTGATGTTGATGGCCTTGAACACGCCGCACTTTTAG
- a CDS encoding uncharacterized protein (SECRETED:SignalP(1-20)~EggNog:ENOG410PGBV~COG:T~MEROPS:MER0033198) → MKLTGRLCFAAVSLFWGVLGDCLTVNTTNGLITGHPAPFASGVKEFLGIPYAKAPVGQLRFKPPQSDCVFTPSKLVAFPDATPNFAEIFTSFTGGRGNPQSEDCLTLNIWTKGLNNAKRPVLVFFYGGRFTTGDTNTPFYNGQFFSAAEDVIVVTVNYRVSIFGFPGAPGQTQNLGLRDQRLAVEWLRDNVKAFGGDPKKITIFGQSSGSLSVDAYAFAYTQDPIVAGLIEHSGTIFSFDLNSRELATKHWYNASALVGCGSEGDVLPCMMSKSAVELKAAAASVKPPPNTSVARSQPVFQPVPDGDIVFDDYHSLASQGKFARVPMIVGHTDQESSFYNISAWARGSVLTDAEWAQFVTDVFNCPSMEEADYRNNYHVPVWRYRYFADWDNTRLFPNSAAYHGVDLHMIFGNSQGVTGDPESPAQTQLKKTMQKAWATFAANPWTGLRDLGWPMYRKNANTLIRLGYNNNPVPSFINPATYDADCAVV, encoded by the exons ATGAAGCTCACCGGTCGGCTCTGCTTTGCTGCCGTCTCCCTTTTTTGGGGAGTTTTAGGCGATTGCCTCACCGTCAACACCACAAACGGCCTGATCACTGGCCACCCGGCCCCATTTGCTTCCGGCGTCAAGGAATTCCTCGGAATCCCATACGCAAAAGCCCCGGTCGGCCAGCTGCGATTCAAGCCTCCCCAGAG TGACTGCGTATTCACGCCATCCAAATTGGTCGCCTTCCCGGATGCAACCCCGAATTTCGCTGAGATTTTTACCTCCTTTACCGGAGGACGCGGCAACCCCCAAAGCGAAGATTGCTTGACACTAAACATATGGACAAAAGGCCTCAACAACGCAAAGAGGCCCGTACTTGTCTTCTTCTACGGAGGAA GATTCACGACTGGAGACACCAACACCCCATTCTACAACGGCCAGTTCTTCTCAGCCGCTGAAGATGTTATCGTGGTCACCGTGAACTACCGTGTTAGCATCTTTGGATTTCCCGGCGCCCCCGGTCAAACTCAGAACTTGGGTTTGAGAGACCAGCGCCTTGCAGTCGAGTGGCTCCGAGACAATGTGAAGGCTTTTGGAGGAGACCCTAAGAAAATCACTATCTTCGGTCAGTCTTCTGGCAGTCTCTCTGTGGATGCTTATGCCTTCGCATACACGCAGGACCCTATTGTTGCGGGTCTTATTGAACATTCCGGGACCATCTTCAGCTTTGATCTGAACTCAAGGGAGCTTGCAACGAAGCATTGGTATAACGCTTCTGCCCTTGTTGGATGCGGATCGGAAGGAGATGTGCTCCCTTGCATGATGAGTAAGAGCGCAGTCGAGCTCaaggctgctgctgcttcgGTTAAACCGCCACCAAATACCAGCGTCGCGCGGTCTCAGCCAGTGTTCCAGCCTGTTCCAGACGGCGATATCGTTTTTGATGACTACCACTCCCTGGCCTCTCAGGGCAAATTTGCTCGTGTA CCCATGATTGTTGGCCACACGGACCAGGAATCGTCCTTTTACAACATCTCTGCATGGGCCAGAGGCAGCGTGCTCACCGACGCAGAATGGGCCCAGTTCGTTACCGACGTCTTCAATTGCCCGTCGATGGAGGAGGCGGATTACAGAAACAACTATCACGTTCCTGTCTGGAGATATCGCTACTTCGCTGATTGGGATAATACTCGACTCTTTCCCAACAGCGCTGCATATCACGGTGTTGATCTCCATATGATTTTCGGCAACTCGCAGGGTGTCACTGGAGACCCTGAGTCCCCTGCACAGACTCAACTGAAGAAGACCATGCAAAAAGCTTGGGCCACTTTCGCCGCGAATCCTTGGACCGGACTAAGGGACCTAGGGTGGCCTATGTACCGGAAGAACG CCAATACCTTGATCCGCCTGGGCTACAATAATAACCCTGTTCCATCTTTCATCAACCCGGCGACCTACGACGCCGACTGTGCTGTGGTGTAA
- a CDS encoding uncharacterized protein (EggNog:ENOG410PMI7~TransMembrane:2 (o20-40i52-73o)) yields the protein MTINYGQGTPSAPSRGYQLYITALVMVLVAALFVFARIFSRIATKRVGLDDYLVIAALVSSVFLTASINLAVVHGYGTRSSDLTPADKKLALKVR from the exons ATGACTATCAACTATGGACAGGGCACACCGTCGGCCCCCAGCAGAGGGTACCAATTGTATATAACTGCCTTGGTCATGGTCTTAGTTGCTGCTCTGTTTGTCTTTGCGCGCATTTTCTCGAGAATCGCCACAAAGCGGGTTGGGCTAGATGACTATCTGGTCATTGCTGCGCTG GTATCTTCGGTATTCTTGACAGCGAGCATCAACCTAG CCGTCGTTCACGGATATGGAACCAGATCTAGTGACTTGACGCCGGCGGATAAGAAGCTTGCTCTGAAGGTTCGCTAG
- a CDS encoding uncharacterized protein (EggNog:ENOG410PMI7~TransMembrane:2 (i21-43o63-82i)) → MYKQECVLPVLKLHLHWKEKVGLLGVFALGTFVCITSIIRTTAVAQTTTGRKKDITWDFIPRSVWTLVEANTGIICACLPILKGPLGRLFPRLFHLSTGKGTNNRYGSGRVNSYVLQHRAGHEVSGNQVTNISTGAGRKGAESGDPYSRRSSEEYIIDSKDNQSRDGMEPGIMMKREIDVSYETEAESSRSLKQTDERL, encoded by the exons ATGTATAAACAAGAATGCGTTTTG CCTGTGTTGAAACTCCATCTCCACTGGAAGGAAAAGGTCGGCTTACTGGGAGTATTTGCCCTGGGAACTTT CGTATGTATTACGAGCATCATTCGAACCACTGCCGTTGCGCAAACCACGACCGGCCGAAAAAAAGATATCACCT GGGACTTCATCCCCCGTTCTGTATGGACGTTGGTTGAGGCAAATACGGGTATAATATGCGCTTGTCTGCCTATTCTGAAGGGGCCGCTTGGTCGCCTTTTCCCCCGTCTATTCCACCTATCCACTGGCAAAGGTACCAACAATCGATACGGTTCTGGACGTGTGAACTCCTATGTTCTTCAGCACCGAGCCGGCCACGAAGTGAGTGGGAACCAAGTTACGAACATCAGCACTGGGGCCGGAAGAAAGGGGGCGGAGAGCGGGGATCCTTATTCTAGGAGAAGCAGCGAAGAGTACATTATTGACTCGAAAGACAATCAGTCGCGAGATGGGATGGAGCCAGGAATAAtgatgaagagagagattgaTGTCTCATATGAAACTGAGGCAGAATCATCGCGGTCCCTTAAGCAAACAGATGAAAGATTATGA
- a CDS encoding uncharacterized protein (SECRETED:SignalP(1-19)~EggNog:ENOG410PN6G): MKFLPVLTAAALFMVGAMAIPTNPGDDACIPLSPEHCRLREDFKHASGIPDGLTFCGYCEDLVGEIPRLNPHGAFLIDEVGLCCSLGDPDYCKGPVRPENCPILPPLPPPKESS, translated from the exons ATGAAGTTCCTCCCTGTCCTCACTGCAGCTGCGCTCTTTATGGTCGGTGCCATGGCCATTCCCACCAATCCAGGGGATGATGCGTGTATTCCACTTTCCCCCGAACACTGCCGACTTCGTGAAGATTTCAAGCACGCCAGTGGTATTCCTGACGGTCTCACTTTTTGCGGTTACTGCGAAGACCTTGTGGGCGAGATTCCTCGTCTCAATCCCCATGGCGCCTTTCTCATCGATGAGGTTGGCTTGTGCTGTAGTCTTGGTGACCCAGACTACTGCAAGGGTCCTGTCAGACCCGAGAACTGCCCGATACTT CCCCCTCTTCCCCCTCCGAAGGAGTCCTCCTAA
- a CDS encoding uncharacterized protein (EggNog:ENOG41COG1680~COG:V~MEROPS:MER0017074) encodes MFPRSLVKHLPPVTDIQRRVRQKIMAQVQGHCDDTFVQVKEVFQKSIDDGEELGASITVNIDGRNVMDLWGGYSEESCTAPWEKDTITNVWSRTKAVTNLAALMLIDRGQLDAFAKWPHTSPNLQRTANKISRSDTYSPTHQAWPAGNRLSQRKRRSIRAPPQSSWQPKHLREERHPATILKTKATLWANWFAA; translated from the coding sequence ATGTTTCCTCGATCCTTAGTTAAACACCTTCCCCCGGTCACGGATATCCAACGTCGCGTGAGACAAAAAATAATGGCTCAAGTACAAGGACATTGTGACGACACCTTCGTTCAGGTGAAGGAGGTATTCCAGAAGTCTATAGATGATGGCGAAGAACTTGGAGCTTCCATTACCGTTAACATCGATGGGCGCAATGTCATGGATCTGTGGGGAGGGTACAGCGAAGAATCATGCACGGCGCCGTGGGAAAAAGACACCATTACGAATGTCTGGTCAAGGACCAAGGCGGTGACGAACCTTGCAGCCCTTATGCTCATCGACCGCGGTCAACTCGATGCCTTCGCCAAGTGGCCACATACTAGCCCGAATTTGCAGCGAACGGCAAACAAGATATCGAGGTCCGACACCTACTCTCCCACACATCAGGCGTGGCCGGCTGGGAACCGCCTTTCACAGCGGAAGAGACGCTCGATCCGCGCACCGCCACAGTCAAGCTGGCAGCCCAAGCACCTTCGTGAGGAACGGCATCCGGCTACCATTCTCAAAACCAAGGCCACCTTGTGGGCGAACTGGTTCGCCGCGTGA
- a CDS encoding uncharacterized protein (EggNog:ENOG41COG2072~COG:P) produces the protein MDNDLGDPYADPNFSRELVVKDVEFLTVEGGWGGQLIAASLIKTGVFDLLIVEKVGDFGGIWYWNRYPDAVCDIEAYIYMPLLEELGYIPTKKYTEVLALDWDQSSQQWSATTHRNDRICAKFVATASGLLHNPKLSGIPGIGAFKGHSFHTTRWDYSYTGGDTAGGLDRISDKGIGIIGTGMTSIQAIPHLAEGAKHPYVFQRTPSSIDIRKDGPIDWVGFLR, from the exons ATGGATAATGATTTGGGAGATCCGTATGCTGACCCCAATTTCTCCCGCGAGCTAGTCGTTAAGGACGTTGAATTCCTCACTGTTGAGGGTGGTTGGGGCGGTCAGCTCATTGCCGCAAGCTTGATTAAGACGGGTGTTTTCGACCTTCTCATCGTCGAGAAAGTTGGCGACTTTGGCGGCATATGGTACTGGAATCGTTACCCAGATGCAGTTTGTGATATAGAGGCATACATTTATATGCCGCTGCTGGAGGAATTGGGTTATATTCCAACAAAAAAGTAC ACTGAAGTCCTCGCGCTGGATTGGGATCAAAGCAGTCAGCAATGGTCTGCAACAACACACCGCAACGACCGGATCTGTGCTAAATTTGTCGCAACTGCCAGCGGCCTGCTACATAATCCAAAATTGTCGGGTATTCCAGGGATCGGCGCGTTCAAAGGACACAGTTTTCATACAACTCGGTGGGATTACAGCTATACTGGCGGCGACACGGCTGGTGGACTTGATAGAATCAGCGATAAAGGCATCGGGATCATCGGAACAGGAATGACATCGATCCAAGCAATCCCGCACCTTGCAGAAGGGGCAAAGCATCCCTATGTATTTCAACGGACACCATCTTCAATTGATATTCGGAAAGATGGGCCAATAGACTGGGTGGGGTTTCTACGTTGA